One genomic window of Aliiroseovarius sp. M344 includes the following:
- a CDS encoding DUF6504 family protein: protein MTGRRIASISMPHFAMERWQKVMERQGSAPPDDVPVVLVVDGAHGQVIHAANRAARTMGVTQGARVVDMRAVCPTLRVEYADIAGDKLALDRLSLWVRRWCPWTVVDGANGLILDTTGCDHLFGGEAAMLIDMETRLSLLGVTSYLAIAPTWGAAWGLARFGSVRAICNEAEIAQQLAPLSVAALRLNADTLLLLRRLGLKTIGQLDEVPRLSLTRRFVRAALGANPLMRLDQAMGRLAEPVASVDARPPIRAQMRLPEPILDPTAYLLTLCEDVCRQLADGGLGCRRLHLTVYRTDGEVRRLEVATASASRDAPHLCRLFDDKLERIDPGFGFDLITLEAGMVEQMNTVQVRLDGRSDEGVPLPQLIDRLTARLGAGAVQRPVLQASHVPERAEHWVGALGAVAPATDGTVLPLKDRPIRIMQPPEEVRVLYAVPEGPPAQFIWRRQTHRVARYTGPERIAPEWWCDRPNTRLRDYFKVEDQAGRRLWLYREGLHEDGRGGDPRWFVHGMFA, encoded by the coding sequence ATGACCGGGCGGCGAATCGCCTCGATTTCGATGCCCCATTTCGCGATGGAGCGGTGGCAGAAGGTGATGGAGCGCCAAGGCAGCGCGCCGCCCGATGATGTGCCTGTCGTGCTTGTGGTCGATGGGGCGCATGGGCAGGTGATCCATGCCGCGAACCGGGCGGCGCGCACGATGGGGGTCACGCAGGGGGCACGCGTCGTGGATATGCGCGCGGTTTGCCCGACATTGCGGGTGGAATATGCGGATATTGCCGGGGACAAGCTTGCGCTGGACCGTTTGTCCCTTTGGGTGCGGCGCTGGTGTCCCTGGACCGTGGTTGATGGGGCGAATGGGCTGATCCTTGACACCACGGGCTGTGATCATCTGTTCGGCGGCGAGGCAGCGATGTTGATCGACATGGAAACGCGCCTGTCCTTGCTGGGGGTGACCTCGTATCTGGCGATCGCGCCGACTTGGGGGGCGGCGTGGGGGTTGGCGCGATTTGGGTCCGTGCGCGCAATCTGCAATGAGGCTGAGATAGCCCAACAGCTTGCTCCTTTATCCGTGGCGGCTTTGCGCCTGAATGCAGATACGTTGCTTTTGCTACGGCGGCTTGGGTTGAAAACTATTGGCCAGCTGGACGAGGTTCCACGCCTGTCGCTGACCCGGCGGTTTGTGCGCGCCGCCCTTGGTGCCAATCCGCTGATGCGGCTGGATCAGGCGATGGGGCGGCTGGCCGAACCGGTGGCCAGTGTCGACGCGCGACCCCCGATCCGCGCGCAGATGCGCCTGCCCGAACCAATACTGGATCCAACCGCCTATTTGCTTACGCTGTGTGAGGATGTGTGCAGGCAATTGGCAGACGGGGGGCTTGGCTGCCGTCGCTTGCATCTGACGGTCTATCGCACAGATGGCGAGGTGCGCCGGCTTGAGGTTGCCACCGCTTCCGCCAGTCGCGATGCCCCCCACCTGTGCCGACTGTTCGATGACAAGCTGGAGCGGATTGATCCGGGCTTCGGTTTTGACCTGATCACGTTAGAGGCCGGGATGGTCGAGCAGATGAACACTGTTCAGGTCCGGCTGGATGGGCGCAGCGACGAAGGGGTGCCGTTACCTCAGTTGATCGACCGGCTGACGGCGCGACTTGGGGCCGGTGCGGTCCAGCGTCCGGTTTTGCAGGCAAGCCATGTGCCAGAACGGGCCGAACACTGGGTTGGGGCGTTGGGCGCTGTGGCCCCGGCAACGGATGGGACCGTTTTACCTTTGAAAGATCGTCCCATCCGCATCATGCAGCCCCCCGAAGAGGTGCGCGTGCTGTACGCCGTGCCCGAAGGCCCGCCCGCGCAGTTCATCTGGCGGCGGCAAACGCACCGGGTGGCGCGTTATACCGGGCCGGAACGGATCGCGCCGGAATGGTGGTGTGATCGGCCCAACACCCGTTTGCGCGATTACTTCAAAGTGGAAGATCAGGCCGGACGGCGCCTGTGG
- a CDS encoding ImuA family protein has translation MPETLSIKRARRRAGHGVQDKRTLSEVFPSTATDAGAVGFVLATLARKSGPVLWVQDRLSFKETGRPYLPGIGAQRPVVRVATGRPADVLWAMEEGLRCKALAAVIGEVWGDPAVLDFTASKRLALRAEAAGVACWLIRRAASPDLSAARDRWRITSLPSALHPDDPTAPGDPRWRAELFKSRTRKPGTWGVSYDRAANRLDFDAPFRDGAVAEGDGAPRQRAAR, from the coding sequence ATGCCAGAAACTCTTTCCATAAAACGCGCGCGGCGCAGGGCGGGGCACGGGGTGCAGGACAAACGCACCTTGTCCGAGGTGTTTCCGTCAACCGCTACCGATGCCGGGGCGGTGGGGTTTGTGCTTGCGACTCTCGCGCGAAAATCTGGTCCCGTTTTGTGGGTTCAGGATCGGCTGTCGTTCAAAGAAACGGGACGGCCTTATTTACCGGGGATCGGGGCGCAGCGGCCGGTGGTGCGGGTGGCAACCGGGCGACCTGCCGATGTGCTGTGGGCTATGGAAGAAGGCTTGCGGTGCAAGGCGTTAGCGGCGGTGATCGGCGAGGTTTGGGGCGACCCGGCTGTGCTCGACTTCACCGCCAGCAAGCGGCTTGCCTTGCGGGCCGAAGCGGCGGGCGTGGCCTGTTGGTTGATCCGACGCGCTGCCAGCCCGGACCTGAGTGCGGCGCGCGACCGGTGGCGCATCACCTCGTTGCCCTCGGCGTTGCATCCGGACGACCCGACCGCGCCGGGCGATCCCCGCTGGCGGGCCGAGCTGTTCAAGTCCCGCACCCGCAAGCCCGGCACATGGGGGGTGAGTTATGACCGGGCGGCGAATCGCCTCGATTTCGATGCCCCATTTCGCGATGGAGCGGTGGCAGAAGGTGATGGAGCGCCAAGGCAGCGCGCCGCCCGATGA